In Duganella zoogloeoides, a single genomic region encodes these proteins:
- the icmF gene encoding fused isobutyryl-CoA mutase/GTPase IcmF, protein MNDLSTPRLAAAAEQQQRANKIRFVTAASLFDGHDASINIMRRILQSNGVEVVHLGHNRSVDEVVTAALAEDVQGIAISSYQGGHVEYFKYMIDLLRQRGGAHIKVFGGGGGVIVPEEIAELHAYGVTRIFSPEDGQRMGLVGMIEWMVAQCDIDLSQYSPTSLAPLTDGDVAGRHRPLAQLITALENDRAGPALRTELLAAAAGLAVPVLGITGTGGAGKSSLTDELIRRIRLDQGDALHIAVISIDPSRRKSGGALLGDRIRMNAINPWNGQARVFMRSLATRDAGSEISQALPDVIAACKVAGFNLVIVETSGIGQGDAAIVPHVDVSMYVMTPEFGAASQLEKIDMLDFADIIAINKFDRKGALDALRDVAKQYQRNRELWSTPSHEMPVYGTQASRFNDDGVTALYQGLLPLLARFGLRTTAGRLAPETARHSSGKNVIVPPARARYLAEIADTVRGYHRHTRKQVTLARERQQLTESKRMLAAAGKSISLADFDDVILERDSAMDAGAKKLLAQWPALQAAYAGDDYVTTIRDKELRTKLVQHTLSGTRIRKVALPRYQDHGEVLRFLMLENVPGSFPFTAGVFPFKREGEDPTRMFAGEGDAFRTNRRFKLVSTGMDAKRLSTAFDSVTLYGADPALRPDIYGKVGNSGVSIATLDDMKVLYDGFNLCSPSTSVSMTINGPAPTILAMFMNTAIDQQIDNFVAEHRRQPDAGEAASIRAWVLQNVRGTVQADILKEDQGQNTCIFSTEFSLQVMGDIQQYFVDHQVRNFYSVSISGYHIAEAGANPVSQLAFTLSNGLTFVEAYLARGMHIDDFAPNLSFFFSNGMDPEYTVLGRVARRIWAVAMRDRYGANDRSQKLKYHVQTSGRSLHAQEIDFNDIRTTLQALIAIYDNCNSLHTNAYDEAITTPTDESVRRALAIQLIINREWGLAKNENPNQGAYILDELTDLVEEAVLQEFERIAERGGVLGAMETGYQRGKIQEESMLYEHQKHDGTLPIVGVNTFRNPKGSEAPQKIELARSTDDEKQSQLARLADFHARHANEAPQALAALQQAAIANANVFERLMDAVRVCSLGQITTALFEVGGQYRRNM, encoded by the coding sequence ATGAACGACCTCTCCACGCCAAGACTGGCTGCCGCCGCAGAGCAGCAACAGCGAGCCAACAAAATCCGTTTTGTTACCGCCGCCTCGCTGTTCGACGGCCACGACGCCTCGATCAACATCATGCGCCGCATCCTGCAATCGAACGGTGTCGAAGTGGTCCACCTGGGCCACAACCGCTCGGTGGACGAAGTGGTGACCGCCGCCCTGGCCGAGGATGTGCAGGGCATCGCGATCTCGAGCTACCAGGGCGGCCACGTCGAATATTTCAAGTACATGATCGACCTGCTGCGCCAGCGCGGCGGCGCCCACATCAAGGTATTTGGCGGCGGCGGCGGGGTGATCGTGCCCGAGGAAATCGCCGAACTGCACGCCTATGGCGTCACCCGCATCTTCAGCCCCGAGGACGGCCAGCGCATGGGTCTCGTGGGCATGATCGAGTGGATGGTGGCGCAGTGCGATATCGACCTGTCGCAGTATTCGCCCACGTCGCTCGCGCCGCTCACGGATGGCGACGTGGCAGGCCGCCACCGGCCATTGGCGCAGCTGATCACGGCCCTGGAAAACGACCGCGCCGGGCCAGCGCTGCGCACCGAGCTGCTCGCCGCTGCTGCCGGCCTGGCGGTGCCGGTGCTGGGCATCACCGGCACCGGCGGCGCCGGCAAGTCGTCGCTGACCGATGAGCTGATACGGCGCATCCGCCTCGACCAGGGCGATGCCCTGCATATCGCCGTGATCTCGATCGACCCGTCGCGCCGCAAGTCCGGCGGCGCGCTGCTCGGCGACCGTATCCGCATGAACGCCATCAATCCCTGGAATGGCCAGGCACGTGTGTTCATGCGCTCGCTGGCCACGCGCGACGCCGGCTCCGAAATTTCGCAGGCGCTGCCCGACGTGATCGCCGCCTGCAAGGTGGCCGGCTTCAATCTGGTGATCGTGGAAACGTCCGGCATCGGCCAGGGCGACGCCGCCATCGTGCCGCACGTCGATGTGTCGATGTACGTGATGACGCCGGAGTTCGGCGCCGCGTCGCAGCTGGAAAAAATCGACATGCTCGATTTTGCCGACATCATTGCGATCAACAAGTTCGACCGCAAGGGCGCGCTCGACGCGCTGCGCGACGTCGCCAAGCAGTACCAGCGCAACCGGGAATTGTGGAGCACGCCGTCGCACGAGATGCCGGTGTACGGCACCCAGGCCTCGCGCTTCAACGACGACGGCGTCACCGCCCTGTACCAGGGCCTGCTGCCGCTCCTGGCCCGCTTCGGCCTGCGCACGACCGCCGGCAGGCTCGCGCCAGAGACCGCGCGCCACTCGAGCGGCAAGAACGTGATCGTGCCACCAGCCCGCGCGCGCTACCTGGCCGAAATCGCCGACACCGTGCGCGGCTATCACCGCCACACGCGCAAACAGGTCACCCTGGCCCGCGAGCGCCAGCAACTGACCGAGTCGAAACGCATGCTGGCCGCCGCCGGCAAATCCATCAGCCTTGCCGACTTCGACGACGTGATCCTGGAACGCGACAGCGCCATGGATGCCGGCGCCAAAAAGCTGCTGGCGCAGTGGCCGGCGTTGCAGGCCGCGTACGCCGGCGACGATTACGTCACCACCATCCGCGACAAGGAGCTGCGCACCAAACTGGTCCAGCATACGCTGTCGGGCACGCGTATCCGCAAGGTGGCGCTGCCGCGCTACCAAGATCACGGCGAGGTGCTGCGCTTTTTGATGCTGGAAAACGTGCCGGGATCGTTCCCGTTCACGGCCGGCGTGTTCCCGTTCAAGCGCGAGGGCGAAGACCCCACCCGCATGTTCGCCGGCGAGGGCGACGCCTTCCGCACCAACCGCCGCTTCAAGCTGGTCTCCACCGGCATGGATGCGAAGCGTCTGTCCACCGCGTTCGATTCGGTCACGCTGTACGGCGCCGACCCGGCCCTGCGCCCCGACATCTACGGCAAGGTGGGCAATTCGGGCGTGTCGATCGCCACGCTCGACGACATGAAGGTGCTGTACGACGGATTCAATTTGTGCAGCCCCTCGACGTCGGTGTCGATGACCATCAACGGCCCGGCGCCCACCATCCTGGCGATGTTCATGAACACGGCCATCGACCAGCAAATCGATAATTTTGTGGCCGAACACCGGCGCCAGCCCGATGCCGGTGAGGCGGCCAGCATCCGCGCCTGGGTGCTGCAAAACGTGCGCGGCACGGTACAGGCGGACATCCTCAAGGAAGACCAGGGCCAGAACACCTGCATCTTCTCCACCGAGTTTTCGTTGCAAGTGATGGGCGACATCCAGCAGTATTTCGTCGACCACCAGGTGCGCAATTTTTACTCGGTGTCGATTTCCGGGTACCACATCGCCGAGGCGGGCGCCAACCCGGTCTCGCAGCTGGCGTTCACGCTGTCGAACGGCCTCACGTTCGTGGAGGCGTACCTGGCGCGCGGCATGCACATCGACGATTTTGCGCCGAATCTGTCGTTCTTCTTCTCCAACGGCATGGACCCGGAATACACGGTGCTGGGCCGCGTGGCGCGCCGCATCTGGGCCGTGGCCATGCGCGACAGGTACGGCGCCAACGACCGCTCGCAAAAGCTCAAGTACCACGTGCAGACGTCGGGCCGCTCGCTGCACGCGCAGGAGATCGACTTCAATGACATCCGCACCACCTTGCAGGCGCTCATCGCGATTTACGACAACTGCAACTCGCTGCACACCAACGCCTACGACGAGGCGATCACCACGCCCACCGACGAATCGGTGCGCCGCGCGCTGGCGATCCAGCTGATCATCAACCGCGAATGGGGCCTGGCCAAGAACGAGAATCCCAACCAGGGCGCGTACATCCTCGACGAGCTGACCGACCTGGTGGAAGAAGCGGTGCTGCAGGAGTTCGAGCGCATCGCCGAACGCGGCGGCGTGCTGGGCGCGATGGAAACCGGCTACCAGCGCGGCAAGATCCAGGAGGAGTCCATGCTGTACGAGCACCAGAAGCACGACGGCACCCTGCCCATCGTCGGCGTGAACACCTTCCGCAATCCGAAGGGCAGCGAAGCGCCGCAAAAAATCGAACTGGCGCGCTCCACCGACGACGAAAAGCAGTCGCAACTGGCCCGCCTGGCCGACTTCCACGCCCGCCATGCCAACGAAGCGCCGCAAGCGCTGGCAGCGTTGCAGCAGGCCGCGATTGCCAACGCCAACGTGTTCGAGCGGCTGATGGATGCGGTGCGGGTCTGTTCGCTCGGCCAGATCACCACGGCGCTGTTCGAGGTGGGGGGCCAGTACCGGCGCAATATGTAG
- a CDS encoding RidA family protein — translation MQFINPATLYDPRPNGYTHVVIAEAPARLVYIAGQGGEDVNGVLSEDFATQVAQALVNLRAALQAADTTLAQVAKVTALIVGHDEAKLAIFSTALRAAWGDAPPPACTLIPVPRLALDGMLFEIEATVVASLLADKI, via the coding sequence ATGCAATTCATCAATCCCGCAACCCTGTACGACCCGCGCCCCAACGGCTACACCCACGTCGTCATCGCCGAGGCCCCGGCACGGCTGGTTTACATTGCCGGCCAGGGCGGCGAAGACGTCAACGGCGTGCTGTCGGAAGATTTTGCCACGCAGGTGGCGCAAGCACTGGTCAACCTGCGCGCCGCGCTGCAAGCGGCCGACACCACCCTGGCGCAAGTGGCCAAGGTGACCGCGCTGATCGTCGGCCACGACGAAGCCAAGCTCGCCATCTTCAGCACCGCGCTGCGCGCCGCCTGGGGCGACGCCCCGCCACCAGCCTGCACCCTGATCCCGGTACCGCGCCTGGCGCTCGACGGCATGCTGTTCGAGATCGAGGCGACGGTGGTTGCCAGTCTTCTTGCCGACAAAATCTGA
- a CDS encoding substrate-binding domain-containing protein gives MNLQRLANFLGMSKTTVSRALNGYPEVNVKTRERVLKAAQDAGYQPNPMARSLALGRSNVYGLIFPLLTADLADPMFLDVVAGMSGALETFNKNLILAPVSPGTEQRAYQQIVRGRRVDGLVVSRTLVHDERIAFLTQAKFPFIAHGRTQQDAPYAWFDYDHAAGVELALERLLALGHRRVALVSASLDMNFARERRDSFMASMAAAGLAVDPRYLIADCIDRRSGHHAMQQLLACSPRPSAVIVDNHMSGAGVVRAMRDAGIEMGKDMSVVVWGSMADSLAGGNVATIDQPEPRKAGARMIEMLLALVNGTPPADLQEMWQPVLLPGGTIGVCSEN, from the coding sequence ATGAACTTGCAGCGCCTCGCTAATTTTCTCGGGATGTCGAAAACGACCGTGAGCCGGGCCCTGAACGGGTATCCCGAAGTCAACGTCAAAACCCGGGAACGCGTGCTCAAGGCGGCCCAGGATGCCGGCTACCAGCCCAATCCGATGGCGCGCAGCCTGGCGCTCGGACGCAGCAATGTCTATGGCCTGATCTTCCCCCTGCTCACTGCCGACCTGGCCGACCCGATGTTTCTCGACGTGGTGGCCGGCATGTCCGGCGCGCTCGAAACCTTCAACAAGAACCTGATCCTCGCCCCTGTCTCCCCCGGCACCGAGCAGCGCGCCTACCAGCAGATCGTGCGCGGGCGCCGCGTCGATGGCCTGGTCGTCTCGCGCACGCTGGTGCACGACGAACGCATCGCCTTCCTGACGCAAGCCAAGTTCCCCTTCATCGCCCACGGCCGCACCCAGCAGGATGCGCCGTACGCGTGGTTCGACTACGACCATGCCGCCGGCGTGGAGCTGGCGCTCGAACGCTTGCTGGCGCTGGGCCACCGCCGCGTGGCGCTGGTGAGCGCTTCGCTGGACATGAATTTTGCGCGCGAGCGGCGCGACAGCTTCATGGCGTCGATGGCGGCCGCCGGCCTGGCGGTCGATCCGCGCTACCTGATCGCCGACTGTATCGACCGCCGCAGCGGCCACCACGCCATGCAGCAGTTGCTGGCCTGCTCGCCGCGACCGAGCGCCGTCATTGTCGACAACCACATGTCCGGCGCCGGCGTGGTGCGCGCCATGCGCGACGCCGGCATCGAGATGGGCAAGGACATGTCGGTGGTAGTGTGGGGCAGCATGGCCGATTCCCTGGCCGGCGGCAATGTCGCCACCATCGACCAGCCCGAACCACGCAAGGCCGGCGCGCGCATGATCGAAATGCTGCTGGCGCTGGTCAACGGTACGCCACCGGCCGACTTGCAGGAGATGTGGCAGCCGGTGTTGTTGCCGGGGGGGACTATCGGGGTGTGTAGCGAGAATTAA
- a CDS encoding MBL fold metallo-hydrolase: MAYPSVIAEAATNNLDALTAPGAPRTRDGRFRNPARMHKMGLLKGLSIMVRMLFDKPADTVPRAAIPVHAMTQQQLLAAPDRTLYRLGHSTVLLKLDGGFWLTDPVFSERASPLQWAGPKRFHQPPISLQDLPPLKGIILSHDHYDHLDHAAVMALAPTTEVFITPLGVGDRLIAWGIPAGKVRQLGWWQSTQVDGIRLLATPTQHFSGRGLTDRNKTLWASFVIEDREARIFFSGDSGYFDGFKEIGRRYGPFDLTMVETGAYDPQWPDVHMQPEESLQAHIDLRGKVMLPIHNGTFDLSLHPWHDPFSRIAELAAERRLPLATPEIGMPMSIMAPLETVVQQQWWAPLVAQEAAARAAVA, encoded by the coding sequence ATGGCTTATCCGTCCGTCATTGCAGAGGCTGCGACCAACAACCTTGATGCGCTGACCGCGCCCGGGGCGCCGCGTACGCGCGACGGCCGGTTCCGCAATCCGGCACGGATGCACAAGATGGGGTTGCTCAAGGGACTCAGCATCATGGTGCGCATGTTGTTCGACAAGCCGGCCGACACCGTGCCGCGCGCCGCCATTCCCGTTCATGCGATGACGCAGCAGCAATTATTGGCTGCTCCGGATCGCACCCTTTACCGCCTCGGCCATTCGACCGTGCTGCTCAAGCTCGACGGTGGCTTCTGGCTCACCGACCCGGTGTTCTCGGAACGCGCCTCGCCGCTGCAGTGGGCCGGTCCCAAGCGTTTCCACCAGCCGCCGATCAGCCTGCAAGACCTGCCGCCACTCAAGGGCATCATCCTGTCGCACGACCATTACGACCACCTCGATCATGCGGCGGTCATGGCGCTGGCGCCCACGACCGAGGTGTTCATCACCCCGCTGGGCGTGGGCGACCGCTTGATTGCCTGGGGTATTCCGGCTGGCAAGGTTCGTCAGCTGGGCTGGTGGCAAAGCACGCAGGTCGATGGCATTCGCCTGCTGGCCACGCCTACCCAGCATTTCTCGGGCCGCGGCCTGACCGACCGCAACAAGACGCTGTGGGCGTCGTTCGTGATCGAGGACCGCGAGGCACGCATCTTCTTTTCCGGCGACAGCGGCTATTTCGACGGCTTCAAGGAAATCGGCCGCCGCTACGGCCCGTTCGATCTGACGATGGTGGAGACCGGCGCGTACGATCCGCAATGGCCCGACGTCCACATGCAGCCCGAGGAATCGCTGCAAGCCCATATCGACTTGCGCGGCAAGGTGATGCTGCCGATCCATAACGGCACGTTCGATTTGTCGCTGCACCCGTGGCACGATCCGTTCAGCCGTATTGCCGAGCTGGCGGCCGAACGGCGGCTGCCGCTGGCCACGCCGGAAATCGGCATGCCGATGTCCATCATGGCGCCGTTGGAGACGGTTGTACAGCAGCAGTGGTGGGCGCCGCTGGTGGCGCAGGAAGCTGCCGCCCGCGCAGCAGTGGCGTAA
- a CDS encoding TetR/AcrR family transcriptional regulator: protein MNAPIKLTDRKRQAIVDAAIAEFRVSGFESTSMDKIAATAGVSKRTVYNHFPSKDELFAHILQQLWCSTSSLEDTPYDSALPLRGQLLDMLWKKMEMLKDAYFLDLARVAIAEAIHSPERAHEMVARLSAKEEGITRWLRAAQADGKLRAADPLLASHMLHGQLKTFAFWPQVTLNQPPLDTTTQTTVVEATVDMFLAYYGTNATA from the coding sequence ATGAATGCTCCCATCAAGCTTACCGACCGCAAGCGCCAGGCCATCGTCGATGCCGCCATTGCCGAGTTCCGCGTCAGCGGTTTCGAATCGACCAGCATGGACAAGATCGCCGCCACGGCAGGTGTGTCCAAGCGCACCGTGTACAACCACTTCCCCAGCAAGGACGAGCTGTTCGCGCACATCCTGCAGCAACTGTGGTGCAGCACCTCGTCGCTGGAAGACACGCCATACGACAGCGCCCTGCCCCTGCGCGGGCAATTGCTGGACATGCTGTGGAAAAAAATGGAAATGCTCAAGGATGCGTATTTCCTCGACCTGGCGCGGGTGGCGATTGCCGAGGCGATCCACTCGCCCGAGCGCGCGCACGAAATGGTGGCGCGCCTGAGCGCCAAGGAAGAAGGGATTACGCGCTGGCTGCGCGCCGCGCAGGCCGATGGCAAGTTGCGCGCGGCCGACCCGCTGCTGGCCTCGCACATGTTGCATGGCCAGCTCAAGACCTTCGCCTTCTGGCCGCAGGTCACGCTGAACCAGCCGCCGCTCGATACGACCACCCAGACCACGGTGGTGGAGGCGACGGTGGACATGTTCCTAGCATATTACGGCACGAACGCCACCGCATAA
- a CDS encoding WD40/YVTN/BNR-like repeat-containing protein — protein sequence MSDHAVLATRKGLFELYRTHEAWRLDRQHFAGDPVSMLLADRRDGALYAALNLGHFGAKLHRRDAGSDTWVEVATPAFPPKPDSSDDKTDWTVKQVWSLAAGGPDQPGVLWAGTLPGGLFRSSDRGASWQLVEALWNVPERAQWMGGGYDVPGIHSICVDPRDSRSVLVGVSCGGAWLTSDGGASWALRAHGMRADYMPPELANEGAIQDPHRIVRCTGEPDKLWCQHHNGIWRSVDNGASWTEVRCDVSSCFGFAVAVHPLDGETAWFVPAESDSRRYAPHAALAVTRTIDGGRHFIAWRGGLPQRHCYDLVYRHGLAVSDDGQRVLMGSTTGGVWLSEDGGGQWQTVSTTLPPVYAVAFVP from the coding sequence ATGTCCGACCACGCTGTTCTGGCCACCCGCAAGGGGCTGTTTGAACTCTACCGCACCCACGAAGCCTGGCGCCTCGACCGCCAGCATTTCGCCGGCGATCCGGTGTCGATGCTGCTGGCCGACCGCCGCGACGGCGCCCTGTACGCTGCGCTCAACCTGGGCCACTTCGGCGCCAAGCTGCACCGGCGCGATGCCGGCAGCGATACTTGGGTGGAAGTGGCCACGCCGGCCTTTCCACCGAAGCCGGACAGCAGCGACGACAAGACCGACTGGACCGTCAAACAGGTCTGGTCGCTGGCGGCCGGCGGCCCCGATCAACCGGGCGTACTGTGGGCCGGCACGCTGCCGGGCGGCCTGTTCCGATCGAGCGATCGCGGCGCCAGCTGGCAGCTGGTGGAAGCGTTGTGGAACGTGCCCGAGCGGGCGCAGTGGATGGGCGGCGGCTACGACGTGCCGGGCATCCACAGCATCTGCGTCGATCCGCGCGACAGCCGGTCGGTGCTGGTCGGCGTCTCATGCGGCGGCGCCTGGCTCACCAGTGACGGCGGCGCCAGCTGGGCGCTGCGCGCGCATGGCATGCGCGCCGATTACATGCCGCCCGAGCTGGCCAACGAGGGCGCCATCCAGGACCCGCACCGCATCGTGCGCTGCACGGGCGAGCCCGATAAATTGTGGTGCCAGCACCACAACGGCATCTGGCGCAGCGTCGATAACGGCGCCTCGTGGACCGAGGTGCGCTGCGACGTGTCATCGTGCTTCGGCTTTGCGGTGGCGGTGCATCCGCTTGACGGTGAGACCGCGTGGTTCGTGCCGGCGGAAAGCGACAGCCGCCGCTATGCGCCGCATGCCGCGCTGGCCGTCACCCGCACCATCGACGGGGGGCGGCACTTCATTGCCTGGCGCGGCGGTCTGCCGCAGCGGCACTGCTACGACCTCGTGTATCGCCACGGCCTGGCCGTGAGCGACGACGGCCAGCGCGTACTGATGGGTTCGACCACGGGCGGGGTGTGGCTGTCGGAAGACGGCGGCGGCCAGTGGCAGACGGTGTCCACCACCTTGCCGCCCGTTTATGCGGTGGCGTTCGTGCCGTAA
- a CDS encoding MoaD/ThiS family protein: MARLIFTRQLARFIDVPQVDTGAADLRSALETAFAVEPRLRGYVLDEQGRLRQNVVVFIDGRPARDRVTLRDALAPAAQVHILQALSGG; this comes from the coding sequence ATGGCGCGTCTGATCTTTACCCGGCAGCTGGCCCGTTTCATCGACGTGCCGCAGGTGGACACCGGTGCGGCCGACCTGCGCAGCGCGCTTGAAACCGCGTTTGCCGTCGAGCCACGCCTGCGCGGCTACGTGCTCGACGAGCAGGGCCGCCTGCGCCAGAACGTCGTGGTCTTTATCGACGGCCGCCCCGCGCGCGACCGCGTCACCTTGCGTGATGCGCTCGCGCCTGCTGCGCAAGTCCATATTCTGCAAGCATTATCTGGAGGCTAG
- a CDS encoding 2Fe-2S iron-sulfur cluster-binding protein produces the protein MRGTFTITLAGQGWTFAADAGATVLAAAQQAGIRLPSSCRNGTCRTCLCRLERGAVHYTIAWPGVSLDEKREGYILPCVAVADTDLVIGAPAARKVP, from the coding sequence ATGCGCGGCACTTTCACGATTACCCTGGCGGGGCAGGGCTGGACCTTTGCGGCCGACGCGGGCGCCACCGTGCTGGCGGCCGCGCAGCAGGCCGGCATTCGCCTGCCCAGCTCGTGCCGCAACGGCACTTGCCGCACCTGCCTGTGCCGGCTCGAGCGCGGCGCGGTTCACTACACCATAGCCTGGCCCGGCGTGAGCCTCGACGAAAAGCGCGAGGGCTACATTCTCCCTTGCGTGGCGGTGGCCGACACCGATCTCGTCATCGGGGCGCCGGCCGCCCGCAAAGTTCCCTAG